Proteins found in one Micromonospora sp. WMMD1082 genomic segment:
- a CDS encoding ChaB family protein codes for MPGREVLPSTLRRSPDKAQRTWEKTHDSAVETYGEGERAHRTAFAAVKHEFEKIGDHWEPKGRKGPSDEQAAGGGPARRAPTAGGVDANAPKEHLMEVARKLDVPGRSRMTKPELVKAIQKANNRQTAKARGD; via the coding sequence ATGCCCGGGCGCGAGGTACTTCCCAGCACGCTGCGGCGCTCGCCGGACAAGGCGCAGCGCACCTGGGAGAAGACGCACGACTCGGCGGTCGAGACCTACGGCGAGGGCGAACGGGCGCACCGCACCGCGTTCGCCGCCGTCAAGCACGAGTTCGAGAAGATCGGTGACCACTGGGAGCCGAAGGGCCGCAAGGGCCCCAGCGACGAGCAGGCCGCGGGCGGCGGCCCGGCCCGGCGGGCACCCACCGCCGGCGGGGTGGACGCCAACGCCCCCAAGGAGCACCTCATGGAGGTGGCCCGCAAGCTGGACGTGCCGGGACGGTCGCGGATGACCAAGCCCGAACTGGTCAAGGCCATCCAGAAGGCCAACAACCGGCAGACCGCGAAGGCCCGCGGCGACTGA
- a CDS encoding aldehyde dehydrogenase family protein: MYTVAQLIGGVWGAGGEAGELVVHDPADGNRVTSAPVATADEVDKAVAAARGVAAEWAAVAPAERAATLHRIADAVAGAADDLARATTAEMGKPLADARGGVEAGIATLRQYAELAPARGGRTLHGDPAAIDFMTPQPRGVVAAITPWNDPVAVSCGLLGAALVTGNVVLHKPSERTPATGWLLARAFDAALPAGVLSLLTGGPATGAALAAAEVDMVAHVGATATGRAIAAAAAATGAKVLLENGGSDPLVVDADVDPSWAADQAALGAFANAGQICVAVERIYAHRDVAGDLVDALVERAAALRVGPGLDPDTQLGPLVDRRHRDQVHGQVTAAAADGARIRVGGTLPEGPGAFYPATVLDGCRHDMPLIREETFGPVAPVVVVDSFAEALRCAADSPYGLAATVLTGSMSHAQRAWRELPVGTVKVNAVFGGAPAGAAHPRRGSGQGFGYGPELLDEFTATKAVHLQAPGGGHW; the protein is encoded by the coding sequence ATGTACACGGTTGCGCAACTCATCGGTGGCGTCTGGGGCGCCGGCGGGGAGGCCGGCGAGCTGGTGGTGCACGATCCGGCGGACGGCAACCGGGTGACGAGCGCGCCGGTCGCGACCGCCGACGAGGTCGACAAGGCGGTGGCGGCGGCCCGCGGGGTCGCGGCGGAGTGGGCGGCGGTGGCCCCGGCGGAGCGGGCCGCGACCCTGCACCGGATCGCCGACGCGGTGGCCGGGGCCGCCGACGACCTGGCACGGGCGACCACCGCCGAGATGGGCAAGCCCCTCGCCGACGCCCGCGGCGGCGTCGAGGCCGGCATCGCCACCCTGCGGCAGTACGCCGAACTCGCGCCCGCCCGGGGTGGCCGTACCCTGCACGGCGATCCCGCCGCGATCGACTTCATGACGCCGCAGCCACGCGGCGTGGTCGCCGCCATCACCCCGTGGAACGATCCCGTCGCGGTGTCCTGCGGGCTGCTCGGCGCGGCCCTGGTCACCGGGAACGTGGTGCTGCACAAGCCCAGCGAACGCACCCCGGCGACCGGGTGGCTGCTGGCCCGGGCGTTCGACGCCGCCCTACCGGCCGGGGTGCTGTCGCTGCTCACCGGTGGGCCCGCGACCGGCGCGGCGCTCGCCGCCGCCGAGGTGGACATGGTGGCGCACGTGGGCGCCACCGCCACCGGCCGGGCGATCGCCGCCGCCGCGGCCGCCACCGGCGCGAAGGTGCTGCTGGAGAACGGCGGCAGCGACCCGCTCGTTGTCGACGCCGACGTCGACCCGAGCTGGGCCGCCGATCAGGCCGCCCTGGGCGCCTTCGCCAACGCCGGACAGATCTGCGTCGCGGTGGAGCGGATCTACGCCCACCGCGACGTCGCCGGGGACCTCGTGGACGCGCTGGTCGAGCGGGCCGCGGCGCTGCGCGTCGGACCGGGCCTGGACCCGGACACGCAGCTCGGCCCGCTGGTCGACCGGCGGCACCGCGACCAGGTGCACGGGCAGGTCACCGCCGCCGCGGCCGACGGTGCGCGGATCCGCGTCGGCGGCACGCTGCCCGAGGGCCCGGGTGCCTTCTACCCGGCGACGGTGCTGGACGGCTGCCGGCACGACATGCCGCTGATCCGCGAGGAGACGTTCGGTCCGGTCGCCCCGGTGGTGGTGGTTGACTCGTTCGCCGAGGCGCTGCGCTGCGCGGCCGACTCGCCGTACGGGTTGGCCGCGACCGTGCTGACCGGGTCGATGAGCCATGCCCAGCGGGCCTGGCGGGAGCTGCCGGTGGGCACCGTCAAGGTGAACGCGGTCTTCGGCGGTGCCCCGGCCGGTGCCGCCCATCCCCGGCGCGGCAGCGGCCAGGGCTTCGGCTACGGACCCGAACTGCTCGACGAGTTCACCGCCACCAAGGCCGTACACCTGCAGGCGCCGGGCGGTGGTCACTGGTGA